A window from Syntrophorhabdaceae bacterium encodes these proteins:
- a CDS encoding JAB domain-containing protein, producing MVTGKKDINRKGVKVLLKIRDNKTEIVSPGSLVKLFRKILRSEHITDRDKEHCWIVGLTTRNTVKYIEMVSLGTLGASLVNPREVFRLAIMQAVANIIMVHNHPSGHPEPSEEDVSITHRIAEAGKIIGIEVLDHIIIGSRMYKSFRENGLM from the coding sequence TTGGTTACAGGTAAAAAGGATATAAATCGGAAGGGGGTTAAGGTACTACTCAAGATCAGAGACAACAAAACGGAAATCGTAAGCCCCGGCTCATTAGTAAAACTCTTTCGCAAAATCCTCAGATCAGAACATATAACCGACCGCGATAAAGAACATTGTTGGATAGTCGGCCTCACAACACGAAACACTGTCAAATACATCGAGATGGTTTCTCTTGGAACCTTAGGAGCGTCCCTGGTAAATCCAAGAGAGGTTTTCCGGCTCGCTATTATGCAGGCAGTTGCAAACATCATTATGGTGCATAATCATCCCTCTGGACACCCTGAACCATCCGAGGAAGACGTGAGCATAACACATCGTATCGCCGAAGCTGGAAAGATCATAGGCATTGAAGTTCTCGACCACATTATTATCGGATCAAGGATGTATAAGAGTTTCCGTGAAAATGGGCTAATGTAA
- a CDS encoding recombinase family protein, which translates to MKKISNRKDVENIHETEREFTAPRKKPKLTGQKQKQKSIAYLRVSTDGQDWEKNKADILLFANNKDLGKVEFIEEKISGKIPWRERRIKEILDQLQRNDNLLVSELSRLGRSMLEIMEILSIAKDKGINVYAVKGNWTLNGTIESKIVGMVFAMAAEIERDLISSRTKEALRARKAAGVKLGRPKGPGKSRLDQYRPEIEALLKNGSTQVFIAKRYKVTPATLCNWIIKKKIDKEPMVHP; encoded by the coding sequence ATGAAAAAGATTAGTAATAGAAAAGATGTAGAAAATATACACGAAACCGAGCGCGAATTCACCGCACCCCGCAAGAAGCCCAAGCTAACCGGACAGAAACAAAAACAAAAATCCATTGCATATTTGCGTGTTAGTACAGATGGGCAAGACTGGGAAAAAAACAAGGCGGATATCCTCTTGTTTGCCAACAATAAGGACTTGGGAAAAGTGGAGTTCATCGAAGAAAAGATCAGTGGAAAGATACCATGGAGAGAAAGAAGGATTAAGGAAATCCTGGATCAACTGCAAAGGAACGACAATCTACTCGTCAGTGAATTATCCCGTCTCGGGCGATCCATGCTGGAGATCATGGAAATCCTCTCCATAGCCAAGGATAAAGGGATCAACGTGTATGCGGTAAAAGGCAACTGGACGTTAAACGGTACCATTGAATCAAAGATAGTTGGGATGGTATTTGCCATGGCAGCGGAGATCGAGCGTGACCTTATCTCCTCAAGGACCAAAGAAGCCCTCAGAGCGAGGAAAGCCGCAGGCGTGAAGCTGGGTAGGCCAAAGGGACCGGGGAAATCGAGGCTCGACCAATACAGACCGGAGATTGAAGCTCTCTTGAAGAACGGCTCGACACAGGTATTTATTGCAAAGAGGTATAAGGTAACGCCGGCTACCCTGTGTAACTGGATTATAAAGAAAAAGATCGACAAAGAACCCATGGTTCACCCTTGA